A region from the Rosa rugosa chromosome 6, drRosRugo1.1, whole genome shotgun sequence genome encodes:
- the LOC133718839 gene encoding uncharacterized protein LOC133718839 encodes MPMEKQKSLYVCTADYDSKRRRYVVYRIKLAELFERHASLQRLAELQSQPMDTIVTEPMLFPRFHMGCGVFGSRIVFGGGCLPSSSKLRHKGHLWFPRCSRTELYVFEMDSTVDPHPNIKPNMMPNFSSGKLQPMMFEFEGRLFALGTSMSNFCDSLAFEVFNPNENRWLRLPDHPLMQSLDPSGLDQLRDPYAPKPLAGYNEDDFYFSYALLENMLWVSSSVYSEVYMFNLKLSEFATTEWGQPPFAVEKFWPTIRGIPPGILGRGRALYVRVSPTPKGMLFNFAWNESARKWEIMMHRLTPQGCGISETWLEKESDDHHYAAVEGVPHLVWQCPDDGDQFTRNITHSLVDLGERKICCVLAKFDSTGVKQKQWGAVRIDVDNEPSKWWAARTWGQPWGPVRTNVGSETPKLRIHVISFKIVGDEYTSMSTEILNSRVFEPDWSPDSAGVLNGSVLHSFVR; translated from the exons ATGCCAATGGAGAAGCAGAAATCCCTATACGTATGTACGGCCGACTATGACAGTAAGCGCCGTCGGTACGTTGTGTACCGAATCAAACTGGCAGAACTATTTGAGAGACATGCTTCCTTGCAGCGGCTGGCAGAATTGCAAAGTCAGCCCATGGATACCATTGTAACCGAACCAATGCTTTTTCCTCGGTTCCACATGGGTTGTGGTGTCTTTGGCTCTCGAATTGTCTTCGGGGGCGGCTGTTTGCCCTCTTCGTCAAAGTTAAGACACAAAGGACATTTGTGGTTTCCAAGATGTTCTCGCACGGAGTTGTATGTCTTTGAGATGGATTCGACAGTTGATCCGCACCCTAACATCAAGCCAAACATGATGCCGAACTTCAGTTCTGGCAAACTTCAGCCTATGATGTTCGAGTTTGAGGGTCGCTTGTTTGCCCTAGGCACCTCTATGTCGAATTTTTGTGACTCTCTTGCATTTGAGGTTTTTAACCCGAATGAAAATCGTTGGTTACGGCTTCCGGATCATCCTCTGATGCAGTCTCTTGATCCTAGTGGTTTGGACCAGCTGCGCGACCCTTATGCGCCAAAACCTCTTGCTGGTTATAATGAAGATGATTTCTATTTTTCGTACGCTCTGTTGGAAAACATGTTATGGGTCTCCAGTAGTGTGTATAGTGAAGTATACATGTTTAACCTTAAGTTATCGGAGTTTGCGACTACTGAGTGGGGGCAGCCTCCATTTGCAGTCGAAAAGTTTTGGCCTACAATTCGTGGAATTCCTCCCGGAATCCTTGGCAGAGGGAGAGCATTGTACGTGAGAGTGTCTCCTACACCCAAAGGAATGCTTTTTAACTTCGCATGGAATGAGTCTGCAAGGAAGTGGGAGATAATGATGCATCGCCTGACTCCACAGGGGTGTGGAATCTCAGAGACTTGGTTGGAAAAGGAATCGGACGACCATCATTATGCGGCTGTTGAGGGTGTTCCACATCTTGTGTGGCAATGCCCTGATGATGGAGATCAGTTCACTCGCAACATAACGCATAGCTTAGTGGATTTAGGAGAAAGAAAGATTTGTTGTGTCCTAGCCAAATTTGACTCCACAG GTGTTAAACAAAAACAATGGGGGGCAGTTCGGATCGATGTAGACAATGAGCCTTCAAAATGGTGGGCAGCTCGGACCTGGGGGCAACCATGGGGGCCAGTTCGGACCAATGTAGGCAGTGAGACTCCAAAGCTGCGCATTCATGTCATATCATTTAAAATTGTGGGTGATGAGTACACATCAATGAGCACCGAAATTCTGAATTCCCGAGTCTTTGAACCAGATTGGTCTCCGGATTCTGCAGGGGTCTTGAATGGATCAGTTCTTCATAGCTTTGTCCGCTGA
- the LOC133717078 gene encoding monocopper oxidase-like protein SKU5: MAYTGLIKCAILVLALVARANAIHIYLDWDVTLDSTIKPVSMDQPVITINGKFPGPLINATTNDFVHVNVFNNMDEPLLFTWNGIQQRLNSWQDGVSGTNCPILPGTNWTYVFQTKDQIGSFFYFPSINFHKAAGGFGAIRVINRNVIAVPFPAPEAEFDLLIGDWSYDSYKTIRSQMDTSETAYYTFPDIMLMNGKGPLDNQMSKDHESFDVTQGKTYRLRISNVGNAVSFNFRIQNHQMVLVETEGSYTNQITLESLDVHVGQSYSVLVTANQDEADYYMVASPKLLNNSDFSSLVGIGVLHYSNSVSTVGGPLPEGPDPFDVNFSMNQARSIRWNLTAGAARPNPQGSFNVSNVTLSQTFVLESTVAQIHNLPRYVVNNVSYDTVTTPLKLADHFVNGSGVYQLDSFPVKSVNPDAGYGVSVVTGIHKGWIEIVFKNNLAAMDSWHLDGYGFFVVGFGIGDWTTESRSTYNLYDPVVRSTVQVYPGAWTAVYAFLDNPGMWNLRSQLLKHWYLGQELYVRVFDADPNPAKERPPPDNLLLCGIFSDSPPAPAPGPWTGEW; this comes from the exons ATGGCCTATACTGGCCTGATCAAATGCGCAATATTGGTTTTAGCTCTTGTTGCTAGAGCCAATGCTATTCATATTTATCTTGATTGGGATGTGACCCTTGACAGCACCATCAAGCCTGTGTCTATGGATCAACCT GTCATCACCATAAATGGGAAGTTTCCAGGGCCTCTTATCAATGCCACAACCAATGACTTTGTTCATGTCAATGTCTTTAACAACATGGATGAGCCTCTACTATTTACATG GAATGGTATACAGCAAAGGCTAAACTCATGGCAAGATGGAGTTTCAGGAACAAATTGTCCGATTCTACCTGGTACAAACTGGACTTATGTGTTCCAAACCAAGGACCAGATTGGCAGCTTCTTCTACTTTCCATCCATCAACTTCCATAAGGCTGCTGGAGGGTTTGGAGCTATTCGTGTTATCAACCGCAATGTCATTGCCGTCCCCTTCCCTGCACCAGAGGCCGAATTTGATCTCCTCATTGGTGATTGGTCTTATGACAGCTACAAG ACAATTAGGTCACAGATGGATACTAGCGAGACGGCTTATTACACCTTTCCAGATATTATGTTGATGAATGGCAAAGGCCCTCTAGATAATCAAATGTCAAAAGACCATGAGTCCTTCGATGTCACACAAG GGAAGACATACAGGCTGAGAATATCAAATGTAGGGAATGCTGTGAGTTTCAATTTCAGGATTCAGAACCATCAAATGGTGTTGGTCGAAACAGAAGGGTCATATACTAATCAGATTACTTTGGAATCTCTGGACGTACATGTTGGTCAATCCTACTCAGTTCTTGTCACAGCAAATCAAGATGAGGCTGACTATTACATGGTGGCATCTCCCAAGCTGCTCAACAACTCTGATTTTAGCAGCCTGGTGGGCATAGGGGTGTTGCACTACTCGAATTCTGTCTCAACAGTTGGTGGACCGCTGCCAGAAGGGCCGGACCCATTTGATGTCAATTTTTCGATGAACCAGGCCCGGTCTATTAG GTGGAACTTAACTGCTGGAGCTGCAAGGCCCAATCCACAAGGTAGCTTCAACGTCTCAAATGTGACCCTATCCCAAACCTTCGTCCTAGAAAGTACAGTGGCTCAAATTCATAATCTACCACGTTATGTTGTCAACAATGTGTCATATGACACTGTAACGACCCCGCTGAAACTCGCTGATCACTTTGTCAATGGTTCCGGCGTGTATCAACTTGATTCTTTTCCAGTGAAATCAGTCAACCCCGATGCTGGTTATGGAGTATCTGTAGTGACTGGAATCCACAAAGGGTGGATAGAAATAGTGTTTAAAAACAACCTGGCTGCCATGGATTCTTGGCATTTGGATGGTTACGGATTTTTTGTGGTTGG GTTCGGCATTGGAGATTGGACTACAGAATCACGGAGCACATACAACCTCTACGATCCTGTTGTAAGATCAACCGTGCAAGTGTACCCGGGAGCATGGACTGCAGTGTATGCATTCCTAGACAACCCTGGAATGTGGAACTTGAGGTCACAACTACTGAAGCACTGGTACTTGGGACAAGAACTCTACGTACGAGTTTTTGATGCTGATCCTAACCCTGCTAAGGAGCGCCCGCCACCAGATAACCTCCTTCTATGTG GGATTTTTTCTGATTCTCCTCCAGCCCCAGCTCCAGGTCCATGGACAGGAGAGTGGTGA